The following are encoded together in the Erwinia sp. E602 genome:
- the yfcF gene encoding glutathione transferase codes for MSYPTITLWSDASFFSPYVMSVYVSLSEKGIPFALKRVDLAAQEHHGADYGRLSLTQRVPTLQVDDFQLSESSAISEYLEERFPAPEFERLYPRNAEKRAKAREIQAWLRSDFMPIRQQRPTEVLFAGERFAPLDAAGQQAAAKLIAAVERLLPAGQQNLFGEWSIADTDLAVMLNRLALHGDPLPAHIADYAHFQWQRASVQLWLAESSKPA; via the coding sequence ATGAGTTACCCAACGATTACCCTATGGTCAGACGCCAGTTTTTTCAGTCCGTATGTGATGTCGGTGTACGTCTCCCTGAGTGAAAAAGGCATTCCGTTCGCGCTGAAGCGGGTCGATCTGGCCGCGCAGGAACATCACGGGGCGGACTATGGCCGGCTTTCTCTGACGCAGCGGGTGCCGACGCTGCAGGTGGACGACTTTCAGCTGTCCGAATCTTCCGCCATCAGCGAATATCTCGAAGAGCGTTTTCCGGCACCGGAGTTTGAGCGCCTCTATCCACGCAACGCGGAAAAACGTGCCAAAGCGCGAGAAATCCAGGCCTGGCTGCGCAGCGACTTTATGCCGATCCGCCAGCAGCGCCCGACCGAGGTACTGTTTGCCGGCGAGCGCTTTGCCCCGCTGGACGCCGCCGGGCAGCAGGCGGCCGCTAAACTGATTGCCGCCGTTGAGCGTCTGCTCCCCGCAGGCCAGCAGAATCTGTTTGGCGAATGGTCAATTGCCGATACCGATCTGGCGGTGATGCTTAACCGCCTGGCGCTGCACGGCGACCCGCTGCCGGCGCATATCGCCGACTATGCGCACTTCCAGTGGCAGCGTGCGTCGGTGCAGCTGTGGCTGGCGGAATCATCAAAACCGGCCTGA
- the xyeA gene encoding XyeA family cyclophane-containing RiPP triceptide — MKTLKREIERNNCQLTDVDVVTKKAERKALVDGLLDTVSGGWVNAFANWPKRF; from the coding sequence ATGAAAACACTAAAGCGTGAAATTGAACGTAATAATTGTCAACTGACCGATGTCGATGTTGTGACCAAAAAGGCAGAACGAAAAGCACTTGTTGATGGCTTGCTGGATACGGTTTCGGGTGGCTGGGTTAATGCATTCGCAAACTGGCCTAAGCGGTTCTAA
- a CDS encoding 4-aminobutyrate--2-oxoglutarate transaminase — MSNQSIHQRRLDATPRGVGVLCDFFAVRAENATLWDQQGREYTDFAAGIAVLNTGHRHPRVVSAIREQLECFTHTAFQIVPYENYITLAEKLNQCVPVAGRSKTTLFSTGAEAVENAVKIARAATGRPGVIAFSGAFHGRTLLTMGLTGKVTPYKTGFGPFPGSVFHARYPNALHGVSVDDALESLETLFKCDISPQQVAAIIYEPIQGEGGFNIAPAEFVSALRRLCDQHGIVMIADEVQSGFARTGRLFASDYYPEARPDLVTMAKSLGGGLPISAVSGRADLMDAPLPGGLGGTYAGNPLAVAAALAVLEVIEEQQLCERALRLGEALVATLSDSRHPALVEIRALGSMVAAEFIDPLSGKPATDIAQAIQRRALEQGLILLTCGVHGNVIRFLYPLTIPDAQFSRALTLLTTLLRA; from the coding sequence ATGAGCAATCAGAGTATTCACCAGCGTCGTCTGGATGCCACACCGCGTGGCGTCGGCGTATTATGTGATTTCTTCGCCGTGAGAGCCGAAAATGCCACCCTGTGGGACCAGCAGGGGCGAGAGTACACCGACTTCGCCGCCGGAATTGCAGTACTGAATACCGGTCATCGCCATCCCAGAGTCGTGAGCGCTATCCGCGAGCAGCTGGAGTGCTTTACCCATACGGCTTTCCAGATCGTTCCCTATGAAAATTACATAACCCTGGCGGAAAAGCTGAATCAGTGCGTGCCAGTCGCTGGCCGCAGCAAAACCACCCTGTTCTCCACCGGGGCGGAAGCCGTTGAGAACGCGGTGAAGATCGCCCGCGCGGCAACCGGTCGCCCCGGGGTGATCGCCTTCAGCGGTGCCTTTCACGGCCGCACGCTGCTGACCATGGGCCTGACCGGTAAGGTCACGCCGTACAAAACCGGCTTTGGCCCCTTCCCGGGGTCGGTGTTCCACGCCCGCTATCCCAACGCACTGCACGGCGTCAGCGTGGATGATGCGCTGGAGAGCCTGGAAACCCTGTTCAAATGCGATATCAGCCCGCAACAGGTGGCCGCCATCATCTATGAACCGATTCAGGGCGAAGGCGGCTTCAATATCGCCCCGGCGGAATTTGTCAGCGCGCTGCGCAGGCTGTGCGACCAGCACGGCATCGTGATGATCGCCGATGAGGTACAGAGCGGTTTTGCCCGCACCGGCCGGCTGTTCGCCAGCGATTATTACCCTGAGGCCAGACCCGACCTGGTGACCATGGCCAAAAGCCTCGGCGGCGGCCTGCCGATCTCGGCGGTCAGCGGCCGTGCCGACCTGATGGACGCCCCGTTGCCGGGCGGGCTGGGCGGCACCTACGCCGGTAATCCGCTGGCGGTAGCGGCAGCGCTGGCGGTGCTGGAGGTGATAGAGGAGCAGCAGCTGTGCGAACGGGCGCTAAGGCTGGGAGAGGCGCTGGTGGCCACGCTGAGCGACTCTCGTCATCCGGCGCTGGTGGAGATCCGCGCGTTAGGTTCGATGGTCGCAGCCGAATTTATCGATCCACTCAGCGGCAAACCCGCAACAGATATCGCGCAGGCCATACAGCGCCGCGCGCTGGAGCAGGGGCTGATCCTGCTGACCTGTGGCGTGCACGGCAACGTGATCCGCTTCCTCTATCCGCTGACCATCCCGGATGCCCAGTTCAGCCGCGCGCTGACGTTACTGACGACCTTATTACGCGCATGA
- the xyeB gene encoding cyclophane-forming radical SAM/SPASM peptide maturase XyeB yields MGANKEKIKHLEIILKISERCNINCDYCYVFNMGNQLATESNPVISMSNILSLRGFFERSVKEYEINVLQVDFHGGEPLMIKKSRFDEMCEILKGGNYSNSKLELALQTNGILIDEEWIVLFEKHKVHVSISVDGPKHINDRHRLDRKGKSTYEGTIKGFRLLQDAWESGRIPGEPGILSVANAKANGAEIYRHFVDVLDCKRIDFLIPDDHHNDEVDSQGIGMFLTEALDEWFSDGNSGVFVRIFNTYLGTMLNHQFSRVLGMSANVESAYAFTVTSDGIIRIDDTLRSTSDKIFDALGHVDEMSLSDVFEHNNFKEYIYLNAVLPAGCHGCLWSNICHGGRLVNRFSLDGRFNNKTIFCSSMKIFLSRAVAHLLASGIEEETIIKNIEKKEISV; encoded by the coding sequence ATGGGCGCTAATAAAGAAAAAATAAAACATCTTGAAATAATACTTAAAATAAGTGAAAGATGTAATATAAATTGTGACTATTGTTATGTTTTCAATATGGGGAACCAACTTGCCACTGAGAGTAATCCAGTAATATCCATGAGTAATATATTATCTTTGAGGGGTTTTTTTGAACGTTCTGTGAAAGAGTATGAAATAAATGTTTTACAGGTGGATTTTCATGGTGGCGAACCGTTAATGATAAAAAAGAGTCGCTTCGATGAAATGTGTGAAATTCTGAAGGGTGGGAATTATTCCAATTCAAAACTTGAATTAGCACTGCAAACTAATGGTATTCTAATTGATGAAGAATGGATAGTGTTGTTTGAAAAACATAAAGTACACGTAAGCATATCTGTTGATGGACCTAAGCATATCAATGATCGCCATCGGCTAGACCGTAAAGGAAAAAGTACTTATGAGGGAACAATAAAAGGATTCAGATTACTTCAAGATGCGTGGGAATCAGGCAGAATACCAGGGGAGCCAGGAATACTTTCTGTAGCTAACGCTAAAGCCAACGGGGCCGAGATTTATCGACATTTTGTCGATGTACTAGATTGTAAACGTATAGATTTCCTTATTCCCGACGATCACCATAATGATGAAGTTGATAGTCAAGGAATTGGAATGTTTCTTACTGAAGCGTTAGATGAATGGTTCTCAGATGGAAACTCTGGGGTGTTTGTTAGAATATTTAACACTTACCTTGGGACGATGCTTAATCACCAATTTAGTAGAGTCCTCGGAATGAGTGCTAATGTAGAATCGGCCTATGCTTTTACAGTAACTTCTGATGGGATTATTCGTATAGATGATACTTTACGCTCAACATCAGATAAAATATTTGATGCATTAGGTCACGTAGATGAAATGTCACTTTCTGATGTATTCGAACACAATAACTTTAAAGAATATATTTATTTAAACGCAGTATTACCTGCAGGTTGTCATGGTTGTCTATGGAGTAATATTTGTCATGGCGGGCGTTTAGTTAATAGGTTTTCTTTAGATGGGAGGTTTAATAATAAAACAATATTTTGCAGTTCAATGAAAATATTTCTGAGTCGTGCAGTCGCTCATCTACTAGCAAGTGGTATCGAAGAGGAAACAATAATAAAAAATATTGAAAAAAAAGAGATTAGTGTATGA
- the yfcD gene encoding NUDIX hydrolase YfcD: protein MVEQDQGTEWVDIVDEHNEVIAQSSRVQMRAQCLRHRATYIVVHDGMGKILVQRRTETKDFMPGMLDATAGGVVQSGEGMLESARREAEEELGIAAVPFAEHGLFYFENAHCRVWGGLFSCVSHGPFAMQEEEVDEIIWMTPEEITQRCDEFTDDSLKALSLWMTRNGEPGRSGSGE from the coding sequence ATGGTGGAGCAAGATCAGGGCACGGAATGGGTCGACATCGTTGATGAACATAACGAGGTCATCGCACAGTCCAGCCGTGTGCAGATGCGGGCACAGTGTTTGCGCCATCGCGCAACGTATATCGTCGTGCACGACGGCATGGGCAAAATTCTGGTGCAGCGCCGCACCGAAACGAAAGACTTTATGCCGGGCATGCTCGATGCCACCGCCGGTGGCGTGGTGCAGAGCGGTGAAGGCATGCTTGAATCCGCCCGCCGTGAGGCGGAAGAGGAGCTGGGCATCGCCGCAGTGCCGTTTGCCGAGCACGGCCTGTTCTACTTCGAAAACGCCCACTGTCGCGTATGGGGCGGGCTGTTCAGCTGCGTCTCCCACGGGCCGTTCGCCATGCAGGAAGAAGAGGTGGATGAGATCATCTGGATGACCCCGGAAGAGATCACCCAGCGCTGCGATGAGTTCACCGACGACTCGCTGAAGGCGCTGTCGCTGTGGATGACGCGTAATGGTGAACCGGGGCGCTCAGGCTCCGGCGAGTAA
- a CDS encoding helix-turn-helix transcriptional regulator: MDNQTRKNWHRQDILAAIRKCKGSLAALSVEHGLASGTLANALVKPWPKGELIIALALGTTPQEIWPERYFDEQGQVKKWPVFKSKQPAEQNR, from the coding sequence ATGGATAATCAAACGCGAAAAAACTGGCACCGCCAGGATATTCTGGCGGCCATTCGCAAATGCAAAGGATCGCTGGCAGCGCTGTCCGTAGAGCACGGGCTGGCATCCGGCACGCTGGCTAACGCGCTGGTCAAACCCTGGCCGAAAGGCGAACTGATCATTGCCCTCGCGCTGGGCACAACCCCGCAGGAAATCTGGCCGGAGCGCTATTTTGATGAACAGGGTCAGGTAAAGAAATGGCCGGTTTTTAAGAGCAAACAGCCGGCTGAACAGAACCGTTAG
- a CDS encoding IS110 family transposase yields the protein MIQLGIDVGKSKIDLCLLPDGPDGRKKTKVLSNGPRVAAAVLEWVVARKVNVADLQVVLEPTGTYHEHLAFGLYDQGVRVVIANPARVRNFANGMGILTKTDRVDAFVLACYGELRKPEAWKAPPKEISELKALLSRRDALLKDAMREDNRLEKILSTRPSPLVETSVRKMIAVLYGELNAVEKLIDEHINRYPGLKRDLDLLTSIKGVGRQIGPNMLVALKSHDFESAQQAAAWFGLVPKEKRSGTSVHYRARLSKNGPAHLRAKLFIGALVAVKYNKPMKALYERLQAGGKCKMSALGAVMRKLVHQCFGVLKHQRCYDENYGAVG from the coding sequence ATGATCCAGTTAGGTATTGACGTTGGAAAAAGTAAAATCGACCTCTGCCTGCTGCCCGATGGTCCCGACGGCAGGAAGAAAACGAAAGTACTGAGCAATGGTCCCCGGGTTGCAGCGGCCGTTCTTGAATGGGTTGTGGCCAGGAAAGTGAACGTGGCCGACCTGCAGGTCGTTCTGGAACCCACGGGCACCTATCACGAGCATCTGGCCTTTGGCCTTTACGACCAGGGCGTCAGAGTGGTTATCGCTAATCCGGCCCGCGTGAGGAACTTTGCTAACGGCATGGGGATCCTGACGAAAACGGACCGGGTGGATGCGTTTGTTCTTGCCTGCTACGGTGAGCTGAGAAAGCCCGAAGCGTGGAAGGCACCTCCTAAAGAAATCAGTGAGCTGAAGGCGCTACTGAGCAGACGGGATGCTCTGCTTAAGGATGCGATGCGGGAAGACAACCGGCTGGAAAAAATCCTGTCAACGCGACCTTCTCCTCTGGTTGAAACCTCCGTTCGTAAGATGATAGCCGTGTTGTACGGCGAACTTAACGCGGTGGAAAAACTCATTGATGAACATATCAACAGGTATCCCGGCCTTAAGCGTGACCTGGATCTGCTCACGTCCATCAAAGGCGTGGGGCGTCAGATCGGTCCGAACATGCTGGTCGCCCTGAAAAGCCACGACTTTGAGAGTGCCCAACAGGCCGCAGCCTGGTTTGGTCTTGTACCTAAGGAGAAGCGTTCAGGCACCTCGGTACACTATCGCGCCCGGCTGTCGAAAAACGGCCCCGCACACCTGCGGGCAAAACTGTTTATCGGCGCACTGGTTGCGGTGAAGTATAACAAGCCAATGAAGGCCCTCTACGAACGGCTGCAGGCAGGGGGCAAATGTAAGATGTCGGCGCTCGGAGCGGTGATGCGAAAGCTGGTTCATCAGTGCTTCGGGGTGCTGAAACATCAACGCTGCTACGATGAAAATTATGGTGCAGTGGGTTGA
- a CDS encoding helix-turn-helix transcriptional regulator yields the protein MMNDNGMKEILASMIHFFSQSNEPWGIKNRESQFVFVNKRQSRLLGISEQFDYEGRVDEELPCSLSEFGNEFRRHDRRTEESGDKVTSLEVHAYENHDYLQPWFFDKFPLYDATGACRGTVWHGRPVENIVLTRLKKIKIPTSLVFTPPSALFSDREWEILFYLLQTYTVKETASCLGLSQRTVGNYVQNMYEKIGVNNKRSLFDFCHDNNITNYIPQSFFKRSGSLPLVEV from the coding sequence ATGATGAACGACAATGGAATGAAGGAAATACTCGCGTCAATGATTCACTTTTTTAGTCAAAGTAATGAACCCTGGGGGATAAAAAATCGTGAGTCACAGTTTGTTTTTGTGAATAAGAGACAGAGCAGGTTATTAGGCATCAGCGAACAGTTTGATTACGAAGGGCGTGTTGATGAAGAACTGCCCTGTAGCCTGTCTGAGTTTGGCAACGAATTTCGTCGCCATGATCGTCGTACCGAAGAGTCGGGTGATAAGGTTACCTCGCTGGAAGTGCATGCTTATGAAAATCATGACTACCTGCAGCCCTGGTTCTTCGACAAGTTTCCGCTATATGATGCAACTGGCGCGTGCCGGGGGACTGTCTGGCATGGCAGGCCGGTGGAAAATATTGTCCTTACGCGTCTGAAAAAAATAAAAATACCGACATCTCTGGTTTTTACGCCACCTTCAGCGCTGTTCAGCGATCGTGAATGGGAAATCCTGTTCTATCTGTTGCAGACCTACACGGTGAAGGAGACCGCCAGTTGTCTGGGGTTATCTCAGCGCACTGTCGGGAATTATGTGCAAAATATGTATGAGAAAATTGGCGTCAATAACAAGCGTAGCTTATTTGATTTCTGTCATGATAATAATATCACTAACTATATCCCACAAAGTTTTTTCAAACGTTCGGGGTCACTGCCATTGGTAGAGGTTTAA